A stretch of Gossypium hirsutum isolate 1008001.06 chromosome A06, Gossypium_hirsutum_v2.1, whole genome shotgun sequence DNA encodes these proteins:
- the LOC107929816 gene encoding uncharacterized protein isoform X1, whose protein sequence is MKMAKKVASTRELLERWRGIEEEEEETDDTDPSMRRRLHKRKEEWFADAFSVLISLPKENHIWCGSWDIMGPLLETFYNYFKDDRNDSPLRLLWKRISEEMRHCIQCVSQHHQAQEMYSTEYELCTIGPLLDVLRSLDEERVTQHLREINERLVRQEYDPVCDNAEVVNLMYEVLTFPALLDDQALFIDFEKFIEAVDDMHELALAGQQFPGVYALLFFNRRVRTVGHRLAKCMGKMRRAMDLEPLQPLLKKFIGFLENEVLPSPLETSRPRAQLDRLPIWLGITSLLEFLEPPAFEEGILERYPIFLDIVLNHISGDSPEFSHAVSCLRELFTMLGCKLWLRATLSPSVMRNTLLGQCFHTRNEKMHKDIFDLFQPFLQSLEALQDGEHEKQRRHFLYFLLHQVPVSSNFSVLTRKTACKIALLIIHRGYKMNPPCPPFECAHMWGPSLVSSLKDSSLYSSLRQPAFDLIQTILVSDAATLITSMLNCCIATSIAKSSSIELDDEEGHNKLPFTQDVEDSDTGCWSEFSTQSQITSPEYREWMCIPMLWIDVLVDIDPSVLPISFSKAVLWARSRFPMIEPENSAEMALDIRGWLSSSAAEILSTFGWKIPTGSDDGGGKESKNSMRLSTMCLPLIKTFNRLTAHFLIRMGQGELRKQWSWEPRMGESLILSLVDPNDNVRQFGKCILEQVSNTRGLGCGLKFLCSDILSLSAVYLGLRHALRLVQLDSVLLKFQTLHHFFFVLCKLLKDEDLPNSEVAEDSSNASNIMKYSSQGGFLKQPLFDALPANMGRNYSSVDPKLRENFCYSLSEIVWPALCKCLVEGKAFVNYSLCQMTCVRVLEILPVLFGRLSPSLVSLCGDSKVALGNLVDFKWLHDLMEWGKSQLKVIVVYWKKAVISLLNVIKLLRSDSSLLMVGAVENLISSDAVDMDELIEQVSRLCVTLSKEVSCAIGHSTLRSKKLFSGASVEGRYPAADVQLPSTGMDVKIFDSLKSEKKMNESNLIVISDDEKEKHIASSKSGHQMLHAQVEFPSTDEQASETYHAKKVVHSTGTDTSADLLESPMKKDSLVSQTQKPEKSRVKPPHCPKPKGPDSERKEISSNSRSSVISSQSKVDQENKFDESVKLNSINQGCKKKNFGTKDTILREVVAADDPLEAAFKTVTVQPSLLAKSGPVAPKRQVIQLRSPFENRSSLHRPEAQVKRFKPPRLDDWYRPILEVDFFVTVRLASAKDDESHTVSKLKEVPVSFHSPEQYVNIFRPLVLEEFKAQLYSSFLEMSSWEEMYCGSISVLSVERVDDFHLVRFVYDIDDSTASKSLSENDLVLLTKDLPKSTSHDVHMVGKVERRERDNKRKSSMLLIRFYLQNGSIRLNQARRQLLERSKWHASRIMSITPQIREFQALSSIKDIPLLPAILNPVSDPTILYKPTLDFSKLSQPLQQFLRSSFNDSQLQALNVAVGSQKIKKDFELSLIQGPPGTGKTRTIVAMVGVLLASFQRRTNESENSQSGYLRQCYNSSTNSNARVSQATAIARAWQDAALARQLNEDVERSKKSIESSTRGRVLICAQSNAAVDELVSRISSEGLYGRDGKRYKPYLVRVGNAKTVHPNSLPFYIDTLVDHRLAEEKMHTNDARNDLSMEASSTVLRSNLEKVVENIRFCETKRANIRDGNSSIKKTSKGSNKEMDVKEMASPELEAKLQRLYEQKKQIYKDLSAAQAQEKKTNEETKALRHKLRKSILKEAEIIVTTLSGCGGDLYGVCAETISSFKFGNPSEHTLFDAVVIDEAAQALEPATLIPLQLLKSRGTKCIMSLSSRLVIQSSFLQQFSLMLRANICMNAACLSVYKELVILLLCLLNSGCFLDMKQKTYHECDHMLKYRMHPEICRFPSLHFYDKKLLNGDTVLSKSVSFHGAEGVGPYVFYDVVDGLELREKNSGALSLYNECEADAAVELLKFFRKRYPSEFVVCKIGIITPYKCQLSHLRSRFSSVFGSSVITDMEFNTVDGFQGREVDILVFSTVRAASSSQGISSSSSIGFVADERRMNVALTRAKLSLWILGNTRTLQTDRNWSALVKDAKQRNLVLSIKRPYNISFRTNTRKTLVPEGSDNQLSQVKHVEKVRGDGQLAKQNECQEKLKFEGKRKHIDSVTDCNWSSGGGDIDSLKSKDKHCSKRKAKYDCEPPPGRTILSASANDDRRRLQKVKSRGPEKLLISSGSQEKEGSEVKVKMGENQRSNNDNGGQEVGRSGKNKMSKESKKSSVQEQSSIVSTPQPDGNNEERESNKGGRDPKEVATSQNLFLKRKQQREAVDAILFSGLIPSKKSEQSSKKLHQERSIVPPSVASGSFKPPKKRSTKFLKQGHHAIRFIKGSVQEIFFELIAL, encoded by the exons GTTTTGACGTTTCCTGCCCTATTAGATGATCAGGCCttgtttatagattttgaaaaatTCATTGAAGCAGTTGATGATATGCATGAATTGGCTTTGGCTGGGCAACAGTTTCCG GGTGTTTATGCATTGCTTTTTTTCAATAGAAGAGTGCGGACTGTTGGTCATCGTTTAGCTAAATGTATGGGAAAAATGAG GAGAGCAATGGATTTGGAACCTTTGCAACCTTTGCTTAAAAAGTTCATTGGCTTTTTGGAGAATGAAGTATTGCCTTCACCTTTAGAGACTTCGAGGCCAAGAGCGCAGCTGGACCGCTTACCCATATGGCTTGGGATTACATCCTT GCTTGAGTTCTTGGAACCTCCAGCTTTTGAAGAGGGAATACTGGAGCGCTATCCCATCTTTCTTGATATTGTGCTCAACCATATCAGTGGTGATTCACCTGAATTTTCCCATGCTGTTAGTTGCTTGAGAGAACTTTTCACAATGCTTG GTTGTAAGCTTTGGCTGAGGGCTACATTATCTCCCAGTGTGATGCGCAACACGTTGTTGGGTCAGTGTTTTCACACTAGAAATGAGAAGATGCATAAAGATATTTTTGATCTTTTCCAGCCATTTCTGCAG tcacttgaAGCTTTGCAAGACGGGGAACATGAAAAGCAACGTAGgcatttcctttattttcttctcCACCAAGTTCCTGTGAGCAGTAACTTCAGTGTTTTAACGAGAAAAACAGCCTGCAAG ATTGCTCTTCTTATCATTCATCGAGGCTACAAGATGAATCCACCATGCCCTCCTTTTGAATGTGCACATATGTG GGGTCCTTCTCTTGTGTCTTCTTTGAAGGATTCTTCACTCTACAGTTCCCTGCGCCAGCCTGCCTTTGATCTCATACAAACAATTTTGGTGTCTGATGCTGCTACCTTGATAACTTCAATGCTGAATTGTTGCATAGCTACAAGTATTGCTAAAAGCTCTTCTATTGAGTTAGATGACGAGGAAGGACATAATAAGCTTCCATTTACTCAGGATGTTGAAGACAGCGATACTGGTTGTTGGAGTGAATTTAGCACTCAGAGTCAAATTACTTCTCCGGAGTATAGAGAATGGATGTGTATTCCTATGTTGTGGATTGACGTTCTTGTCGATATTGATCCTTCAGTTCTCCCAATATCATTTTCAAAGGCTGTATTATGGGCTCGATCTCGTTTCCCTATGATAGAACCTGAGAATAGTGCTGAAATGGCCCTTGATATTAGAGGTTGGCTTTCATCCTCCGCTGCAGAAATCTTAAGTACATTTGGATGGAAGATACCAACTGGCTCTGATGATGGAGGGGGGAAGGAATCTAAAAACTCAATGAGGTTGTCAACAATGTGTCTTCCTTTGATAAAGACTTTCAACAG GTTAACTGCACATTTTTTGATTCGAATGGGGCAAGGGGAACTTCGAAAGCAGTGGTCTTGGGAACCAAGGATGGGTGAAAGCTTGATCCTCTCACTTGTGGACCCAAATGAT AATGTGAGGCAGTTTGGCAAGTGTATCTTGGAACAAGTTTCAAATACACGGGGTCTTGGTTGTGGCTTGAAGTTTCTTTGCTCTGACATTCTTTCTCTATCTGCTGTTTATTTGGGCCTGAGGCATGCCTTGAGACTT GTCCAGTTAGATTctgttttattaaaatttcagactTTGCACCACTTTTTCTTTGTTCTATGCAAATTACTTAAAGATGAGGACTTGCCTAATTCAGAAGTAGCAGAAGATTCTTCCAATGCCTCAAATATCATGAAGTACTCTTCTCAGGGTGGATTTCTTAAGCAGCCACTGTTTGATGCTTTGCCTGCAAACATGGGCAGAAATTACTCCAGTGTTGACCCAAAATTAAGGGAAAATTTCTGTTACTCATTGTCTGAGATTGTGTGGCCAGCCTTATGCAAGTGCTTGGTAGAAGGGAAGGCATTCGTTAATTACAGTCTTTGCCAG ATGACTTGTGTTCGTGTGCTTGAGATCCTCCCTGTTCTATTTGGAAGACTCAGTCCGTCACTTGTTAGTTTGTGTGGAGATTCTAAAGTAGCATTAGGGAATTTAGTGGATTTCAAATGGCTTCATGATCTTATGGAATGGGGAAAGTCTCAACTTAAGGTCATTGTTGTCTATTGGAAAAAGGCTGTAATATCTTTGCTGAATGTAATCAAGCTATTAAGGAGTGATAGTTCTCTGTTGATGGTTGGGGCAGTTGAAAATCTTATTTCAAGCG ATGCTGTTGACATGGATGAATTGATAGAACAAGTATCACGACTTTGTGTTACATTATCTAAAGAAGTTTCTTGTGCTATTGGGCATTCAACCTTAAGgtcaaaaaaattgttttctgGAGCATCTGTTGAGGGAAGGTACCCTGCAGCTGATGTGCAGCTTCCTTCTACTGGGATGGATGTAAAAATTTTCGATTCCttaaaatcagaaaaaaaaatgaatgaaagtaATCTGATTGTTATTTCCGATGATGAGAAGGAGAAACATATTGCATCTAGTAAGTCAGGTCATCAAATGTTGCATGCCCAGGTGGAATTTCCTTCTACTGATGAGCAAGCTTCAGAAACTTACCATGCCAAGAAGGTTGTCCATAGCACTGGTACTGATACTTCAGCGGATCTACTTGAGTCTCCCATGAAAAAAGATTCCCTTGTTTCTCAGACACAGAAACCTGAGAAATCAAGAGTCAAGCCACCACATTGTCCCAAACCAAAAGGCCCTGACAGTGAGAGGAAAGAAATAAGCTCCAACTCCAGAAGTAGTGTTATTTCATCTCAGAGTAAAGTTGATCAGGAGAACAAGTTTGATGAATCTGTTAAATTAAACAGCATTAATCAaggttgcaaaaaaaaaaattttggaacCAAAGATACAATTTTGAGGGAGGTAGTTGCTGCAGATGATCCGTTGGAGGCTGCTTTCAAAACTGTAACTGTACAGCCATCACTTCTTGCTAAGTCTGGTCCTGTTGCTCCTAAAAGGCAAGTCATTCAACTTAGATCACCTTTTGAAAATAGATCTAGCCTACACAGGCCGGAAGCTCAGGTTAAAAGGTTCAAGCCTCCAAGACTGGATGACTGGTACAGGCCAATACTAGAAGTAGATTTCTTTGTAACGGTGAGATTAGCATCTGCAAAAGATGATGAGAGTCACACCGTTAGCAAATTAAAGGAGGTCCCTGTGTCATTCCACTCACCTGAACAGTATGTAAACATTTTTCGGCCGTTAGTTTTGGAGGAATTTAAAGCACAACTGTATAGTTCCTTTCTGGAGATGTCTTCATGGGAGGAGATGTACTGTGGCAGTATATCCGTGCTGTCAGTTGAGAGGGTTGATGATTTCCATCTTGTTCGATTTGTCTATGATATTGATGATTCTACAGCATCTAAAAGTTTGTCAGAGAATGACCTTGTTTTACTCACTAAAGATCTTCCAAAAAGTACCTCCCATGATGTTCATATGGTTGGAAAG GTGGAAAGACGTGAGAGAGACAATAAAAGGAAGTCAAGTATGCTGCTGATTCGGTTTTATCTTCAGAATGGCTCAATACGTTTGAATCAAGCTAGGAGGCAGCTTCTTGAACGAAGTAAATGGCATGCCAGTCGTATCATGAGCATTACACCCCAGATCCGAGAATTTCAGGCACTGTCATCTATAAAGGATATCCCCTTGCTTCCTGCCATTTTAAACCCTGTCAGTGATCCTACCATCTTGTATAAACCGACACTAGATTTCAGTAAGCTATCCCAGCCCCTGCAGCAATTTCTGAGGTCATCCTTCAATGATAGCCAACTGCAAGCCTTGAATGTTGCTGTTGGATCACAGAAGATAAAGAAAGATTTTGAATTGTCTCTTATTCAGGGTCCTCCAG GGACTGGAAAGACCCGAACTATTGTGGCCATGGTTGGTGTTTTGCTAGCTTCCTTTCAACGGAGAACAAATGAATCAGAGAATTCTCAGAGTGGTTATTTGAGACAATGCTATAATTCTTCCACCAATTCAAATGCACGAGTAAGTCAGGCCACTGCCATTGCAAGAGCTTGGCAGGATGCTGCCCTGGCTAGACAATTAAATGAAGATGTTGAAAGGTCAAAAAAGTCAATAGAAAGTTCTACAAGAGGAAGGGTGTTAATTTGTGCTCAGTCAAATGCTGCAGTTGATGAGCTGGTGTCAAGAATATCTAGTGAAGGTCTATATGGGAGAGATGGGAAGAGGTACAAACCGTATCTTGTACGGGTTGGGAATGCAAAAACAGTTCATCCAAATTCACTACCTTTCTATATTGATACACTTGTTGATCATCGGTTGGCAGAAGAGAAAATGCATACAAATGATGCTAGAAATGATTTAAGTATGGAGGCATCTTCTACAGTACTGCGTTCTAATCTAGAGAAGGTAGTCGAAAACATCAGATTCTGCGAAACCAAGCGTGCAAACATAAGGGATGGCAATTCAAGCATAAAGAAAACATCAAAAGGATCTAATAAGGAAATGGATGTAAAAGAAATGGCTAGTCCGGAATTAGAGGCTAAGCTACAACGATTGTATGAGCAAAAGAAACAAATTTATAAAGATCTTAGTGCTGCTCAGGCACAAGAGAAGAAGACTAATGAGGAAACCAAAGCATTAAGACATAAACTGCGGAAGTCTATTTTAAAGGAAGCTGAAATAATCGTTACAACATTAAGTGGTTGTGGTGGAGATCTCTATGGTGTATGTGCTGAAACCATATCAAGTTTTAAGTTTGGCAATCCATCTGAACATACTCTTTTTGATGCTGTTGTGATTGATGAAGCTGCACAG GCTTTGGAGCCAGCTACTTTGATTCCTCTTCAGCTTTTGAAGTCAAGAGGGACAAAATGTATCATG AGTCTTTCCTCAAGGTTGGTGATCCAAAGCAGCTTCCTGCAACAGTTCTCTCTAATGTTGCGAGCAAATATATGTATGAATGCAGCATGTTTGAGCGTTTACAAAGAGCTGGTCATCCTGTTGTTATGCTTACTGAACAG tgGCTGCTTTCTGGATATGAAACAAAAGACCTACCATGAATGTGATCACATGTTAAAG TATAGGATGCATCCAGAGATATGTCGATTTCCTTCTTTGCACTTTTATGACAAGAAGTTGCTGAATGGTGATACAGTCTTGAGCAAATCAGTGTCATTTCATGGAGCTGAAGGCGTTGGCCCATATGTGTTTTATGATGTTGTTGATGGTCTGGAGCTTCGTGAAAAGAATTCTGGTGCATTATCTCTTTATAATGAATGCGAGGCTGATGCAGCAGTCGAGCTGCTTAAATTTTTCAGGAAAAG GTATCCGTCGGAGTTTGTTGTTTGCAAGATTGGTATAATAACTCCATACAAGTGTCAGCTTTCACATTTGCGATCTCGCTTTTCTAGTGTGTTTGGTTCTTCTGTTATTACTGATATGGAGTTCAACACAGTGGATGGTTTTCAAGGCCGGGAGGTGGATATATTAGTGTTTTCCACTGTTAGAGCAGCAAGTTCTTCTCAAGGCATAAGTTCAAGCAGTAGTATTGGGTTTGTCGCTGATGAGAGACGGATGAATGTTGCTTTGACAAGAGCTAagctttctctttggattttgggAAACACGAGGACTTTGCAGACAGACCGTAATTGGTCTGCTCTTGTGAAGGATGCTAAGCAGAGAAATTTGGTACTATCAATTAAAAGGCCTTACAATATCTCTTTTAGAACAAACACTAGGAAGACTCTTGTTCCAGAAGGTTCTGATAATCAACTGAGTCAGGTGAAGCATGTTGAAAAGGTCAGAGGTGATGGCCAACTTGCCAAACAGAATGAGTGTCAGGAAAAGCTGAAGTTTGAAGGGAAGAGAAAGCATATCGACAGTGTGACTGACTGTAACTGGTCTTCTGGTGGAGGTGACATCGACTCTTTGAAGAGTAAAGATAAACATTGTAgcaaaagaaaagcaaaatatgATTGTGAGCCTCCCCCTGGAAGGACTATTTTGTCTGCATCTGCAAATGATGATAGAAGACGATTGCAGAAAGTGAAGTCCAGGGGTCCAGAGAAACTTCTTATCTCTAGTGGAAGCCAAGAAAAAGAGGGTAGTGAAGTAAAAGTCAAAATGGGGGAAAACCAGAGAAGCAACAATGACAATGGTGGACAAGAAGTGGGTCGTAGTGGCAAAAATAAGATGTCAAAAGAGAGTAAGAAATCTTCTGTGCAGGAGCAAAGTTCAATTGTTTCTACTCCCCAACCTGATGGCAACAATGAAGAGAGAGAATCAAATAAAGGTGGTAGAGATCCTAAGGAGGTTGCCACTTCTCAGAATTTATTTCTGAAACGGAAACAGCAACGGGAAGCTGTTGATGCTATTCTTTTCTCTGGTCTAATTCCTTCAAAAAAGTCCGAACAATCATCCAAAAAGTTGCACCAAGAAAGGTCAATTGTCCCACCTTCAGTTGCAAGCGGCAGCTTCAAACCACcaaagaaaag GTCCACCAAATTCCTAAAACAAGGGCACCACGCCATCAGATTCATCAAGGGCTCAGTTCAGGAGATATTCTTTGAGCTTATAGCCTTATAG